In Felis catus isolate Fca126 chromosome E1, F.catus_Fca126_mat1.0, whole genome shotgun sequence, the following proteins share a genomic window:
- the VAMP2 gene encoding vesicle-associated membrane protein 2: MSATAATAPPAAPAGEGGPPAPPPNLTSNRRLQQTQAQVDEVVDIMRVNVDKVLERDQKLSELDDRADALQAGASQFETSAAKLKRKYWWKNLKMMIILGVICAIILIIIIVYFSS, translated from the exons AT GTCGGCTACCGCTGCCACcgccccccccgccgccccagctggggagggaggcccccCTGCGCCTCCTCCAAACCTCACCAGTAACAGGAGACTGCAGCAGACCCAGGCCCAGGTGGATGAG gtggtGGACATCATGAGGGTGAACGTGGACAAGGTCCTGGAGCGGGACCAGAAGCTGTCAGAGCTGGACGACCGTGCAGATGCCCTCCAGGCAGGGGCCTCCCAGTTTGAAACAAGTGCAGCCAAGCTCAAGCGCAAATACTGGTGGAAAAACCTCAAG ATGATGATCATCTTGGGAGTGATTTGCgccatcatcctcatcatcatcatcg TTTACTTCAGCTCTTAA